The genomic region GGGCTGAAGGGCTACACCGTGGATTGCGCGCAGGACGGCTTGTCAGGCCTGCACTTGGCTGCCACCGAGCATTACGACCTGATCGTGCTCGACATCATGCTGCCTGGCATCGATGGCTACACCCTGTGCAAACGCCTGCGCGAAGACGCACGGCGCGACACGCCGGTGATCATGCTCACGGCTCGCGACCAACTGGATGACCGGCTGCAGGGCTTCAAGTCCGGCGCCGATGACTACCTGCTCAAGCCGTTTGCGCTGTCGGAATTGGCCGCGCGTATCGAAGCGGTGCTGCGCCGTGCCCAGGGCGGCGGTCGCCGGACCTTGCAGGTCGGTGATCTGAATTATGACCTCGACACCCTGGAAGTCACCCGCGAAGGGCGCCTGCTCAAGCTCAACCCGGTTGGCCTGAAGCTGCTGGCG from Pseudomonas yamanorum harbors:
- the colR gene encoding two-component system response regulator ColR, coding for MRILLVEDNRDILANLADYLGLKGYTVDCAQDGLSGLHLAATEHYDLIVLDIMLPGIDGYTLCKRLREDARRDTPVIMLTARDQLDDRLQGFKSGADDYLLKPFALSELAARIEAVLRRAQGGGRRTLQVGDLNYDLDTLEVTREGRLLKLNPVGLKLLAVLMQKSPHVLRREILEEALWGDDCPDSDSLRSHVHQLRQVIDKPFAKPLLQTVHGVGYRLAEGRDGV